The genome window CCTTGTTGGGTTTTAGATTGAAGCCCTTACCAAGCCTTGTTCATTCCATTGTTTAAGGATATGCATATTGCCTCACTCTGTGATATATGAAGAGTTTCTGTATTTTTCATTTACGATAACACTATACTAAAATCTCAATATgcttttaggcttttagctGTGACATATAGTTGAGAaatcaatatattattttggaaGTTAAATAGTTCAGTGACATTAAATTTTAgttgggtaaaaaaaattgcagttgtaaaatatttaaaatttgaaaggaaaataaattgttaGTAATTTGGATAATTATTTGAAACAGTACATGTTCAAAGTTTTTGTTGATGGGGGTAACATCTCATTGATCATTTCTGAATTCAAGGCCGTTTCAAGGATAGTTGCATCTGGAAATAGAAATTTGTGTTATAAAAACTTAATGACATCATTGTCTCGATATTTTCGTTTGTTATCTTTTCATTTCCTCAACTGTTTGATGAGTTCAAGAGAAAAATCTGCTGGTTATGGACAAATACCATAGAGTTGAATGGTCAAAGTTGAAGGACATTCCAAATGCAGACACATCACTGTCTTTTACAGTATAGCatgcaaacaaacacaaacttaTAGTGAGTCGGGGAGTGATTTCTCCTTCCAATGTCGCTTAATTAAAGCGTTGTTTAGCCAATGTTGAAATTTCTTGCTCTGTCTCTCTCCTGCTCTCTCTAATTATTCATCTACATATAATTGTTTCCTTACAATATGTTGTAATTCTAATTCTAGGACAGAAGCCTCACTGTTACGCATAATTTAGGAGTTTTTGGGGGATGTGGCCTTGTTCTTTCCATCATTACTAGCCTTTTTGGGATAAATGTCGATGGCATACCTGGAGCTGATGGGTCTCCATATGCATTTCTTCTATTTTCTGGCATCCTCTTCTTGCTAGGAATTGTGTTAATTGCGATTGGGTTGCTGTACCTTGGGTTGAAAAACCCCATTATTCAAGAGGATGTTGAAACGAGAAAATTAGAGCTCCAAGAGCTGGTTAGGATGTTTAAGCGAGAAGCAGAATCCCATGCACAATTACGAAAGACTGCTCCTCGGTCCAATATGTCTCCAACTGCTGCAGATAGACTTCCTGATGGTGCAAATTATGTTCTCATCAGCTAATCACAGGAATCCAAGTAAgttacaaaaaattgttttggttAAGTATTGTAAAATATAATTGATACAGGACATTTTCTGATGATATCATGATATATACCACGTACTTGCTTCCATGATCAAAGTTGTTTTGCCCAGTATTTAGTAATTAGCTTTTGCATCATAACCTCATCCTATAGTTTTCTTAAGTGGCAAAGATTTCATGTTAGAAGGTGTTGATAGTTTCTTATAGAGATAGTGAAGTGACTATGGTTGGTGGAGAAATATTTACCATTCAATGAGAAATATCTATTGTTATTGATTTAAGCCATAGCTGGCGCGAACTGTGCTTGTGTGTTAGAAGGAGATGACACATTATatcatggttttttttaatatcagaATAAAATGTAAATGAATTTTATGATCTCAAATGGCTCTGCTATTGCATGAAACCtcaaattttccttttgttagTGCATATACCTATTTGAACTAACTTTACATACCTTGCTATTATGGTTGGGTTGTCCATATATGCATTTAGGCTTCATTTGTTTCAGTATGCAACATTTTCCCAAGTTTGGCAGTACTTCcgtgagaaatttttttctggTAAAGGAAAACTAAACTTGAATGGGCTGAAAATAACATGCACCTGTGCAAAGCTTTTGTTGTTAATGCTGCAACTTTTGATGGATAAAAAGAAGGCTCTGGGACCTCTCTGTAACTGTCTCTTGATTCTTCTTTTTGCTCACACTTCCATATCTTTCCTTCTCTACTCTCTCTTAGATGTCTCTCTCATTTCTTTATATTAGATCTATCCCTTTGTTTTGCAGATCTttctatcttttctctctctgttcAGGGAAAGTTGAGCCGTTGAGGATCTCCTTCTCAGTCACTGGGTGCTAGATATGACAGTTGGGCCCCTGGCTTTTTATCTCTAATTCTGATGCTATAAAAGAGTAGACCCAAAATACTGGATGgatatttttctgcatttttgATTTGGTGTCAAAGGAATCATGAGGGATttgttgcttttgatttttggggattttcacaACATTTATTTTGTGATCAATTTTGGACATTCAACCAAACAACAGAAAATAGATGATTTTCCTGACAACTTTTTTTCTcagattattatttttcatcaaaacaaaGCCTTAGGTCAtcagtttaaaatttttcttgattaGCTTCTTTGAAAGAGAGTCGTGAGAAGAAAATTCTCTTTAAATAAAAGGCTAGTAACAGTTTTGTTGCACTTGTCCGGAAAcaatatagtttttattttggagcTGTCACATGTCAAACTGAATGAACAACATTTACATTTTGTGCCTTGTATGAAAAGTCaaccaatcaaaatcaagtaatgTGATCATTAAGGAGAATAATGGTCTTGTTCAATTTCAGCTACTTCTCTAATTAGCATTCTCAGTTATGCTGTCTTGTGGTTTTGGGTCTGTACTCTCAAGTAACCAGCAGAAGTGTAGAAAATAATCATGTATCTGCCACAATCTTGTTGTTTTGTACTGAATCTAATTGTTTATATGCAGAGGTTCCAGAATCACTCAAATATAAATCTTGATTGCGCTTAATTGTGGAAACAATGAGAAGAAAATCCAAGAAATTGCTGAGAATCTCTCCAGATCAGGTAAAGTGAATTGCCATacttttctttccattttatatcattcaattttcattcctcaatttattatttatggaGCTCAAggcctttctttttttgaagctGTCTgcttatatattaatatattttagaaaaaggaaataagaaaagGAGGAAAGCATTTGTCATcttaaataatagaaaaatgaagaTTGAAGTTCTTGACATTATCTTAACTGCTGGATTGATCTTGGCACAATAAAGTACAAAACATGTGTGTAACTTACTCTGATGCACCGATACGGCAAAAATGCCATCGTATCAGTATCCGATATGGATACGGGTGGGATACCGGTACGAATGTACCCGGAGAGTATCGAGCagaagaaaatcatttttttattctgaTACCCGTACCGTACCGTACCGATACCCGTTTCCGTATCGGTGCATCATAGGTAACttactaattttatatatatatatatatatatatataatgtatgagaaaatgaattttttatgtaGCTGATACTAATTCTGTTCACTTGTTAGTTGTCAACAATATTGACTTATTTTATGGACACAGTATATGAGATTGAAATCCAATAGCATTTAGACCAATGGCATCTCCTGTTTCTCCTCTCCCTATAGACAAGGTGTCATCTTTGACACCACAGGTTCAATTCTATACTGTGTAAATTGTATCtgcctattaaaaaaaatatttgagattAAAAGCTCATTATTCATCCATTCAAGGAAAAGAGAGGCCACACTAATCACATCTTTGTATGTTGTTGTGgaatatatataggaaaaggTTTGGCTCCACTCACTTGGTTGGTTGGGTTAAGTGAGTCATATGCATTGCACATGACAAGGAATAATGTCATCTTCCTAGTGGTGGTTGGAGCCAGACTTTGtccatatacatatacatagaGTCTTCGACATGGAAAGGCTTTGACATAATTGTTTGAACACACAGTACAATATCAAATATGAGGGAAAACCATATCTGACTATTACATAAATGAAAACAAGAGAGacttgaaagaaaattccaaaattttcttttcttttgtacttaCTCCCAACCATTCATACATGTTTGAATAGAATGTACTATCGAAGTTGAATGAAAACTATGTGTGATTAGTATGGAAACAGAAAAAACGTTTGAATGAAGACCCAAATATAACTTTTCAATACATTTGACTCgaataattgaaaaatagtaTTGTGATATCCTCTCTTTAAGTAAACTGTGTATGTCATGAAGTTAAAATGTTGCCTTGTCCATTTTCTGCTAGACATGGTACATGTGTTGCTATATATGATTGCGGCTATTAGCATATTGTGCAACGACCTCTAGTTACTTTCCCTAAACGACCTCTAGTTACTTTCCCTAAACGACCTCAAGGTACTTGCCTCAAGGACCTCAATGTTGCCTTTTCCATGTGCTGCTAACCATGACACTTGAGGACGTTGTGCATTCATCACTTCCTCAAAACTTTTATTTGCTACTTATGCCCTATCTTCTAAGAAGAGTGTACTTATTTTGGCCAAGTTTAATTAAGGGAATTTAACCCTCAAAATCAAACCCCACAAACGGGGTGGAATGCCACAGGACCATAAGGCCACTGGTATTGCATGCTCTCCCTATGAGTACAATCAGGGTTTAAATCCCTCATCTCCTGTTGTTGTAagtaactatcgaattatatatatatatatatatatatataaaccccaAGTATCCAATACATTGTGATTAAGcactttttattattgttttatgaGAAGAATTATGGTTCAAATCCCTCATTTTTGTAGGTAAAGTTTTACGTTTTttccacaatttattttttagacaaAGTAAAACTCAGACAGACAAACAAAAAggtaatttataaatattaccAACCTTCAGAGAAAAGAATAGAGATCAAATGTTTTTTGGGCCAAGATAGTTATTGGTGATGTTGACTCGTTATTGTAACATGATTATAAGCCTTATATGATGTGTTAAACAAGGTGGGTGATTATTGGGCCAAAACTGTACACTGTACAGGAATAATGTTTAGGTTGTTGAATTCATGCAGTTTCAATTATCTAACTTTTCCCTCTCTTTTACGTGCAGAATCTAAAGGACATGCTGGCTTTTGGGGAAAGGGTTGGAGAATGTTAGATGCGCATTAGTGCTTGTTAATGATGATCTGATTGTTATGAAACAAACGGCCTTCTGCATATACCTCTTGCTTCTGGGATGTATTTTCAAATAaactgcctctctctctctctctgtactcaagaaatttctcttcaaatagGTTCCTTTTTCAATTTCCAGTTGGAGTTAGAGCTCTCATTTCGACACTTCTATCACCATAATATAAGATTGCCTTACTTCCATTATGTTCCttttccatttaaaattttatcgtGAGACCTCACTTTGAAGGCCAATATAAGAGCCTAAATTGGCAATGAACTGAAAATTTCCATTAGTTCAATTGCCAAAGTTACTTCTTTGATTACATAAGGGGAGCAAGAATAAGAGTGACGGTGAAACCACCACCAACGCCATCTTTATTGTACACTAATCATAAAAATATGCTCAGTAGTTGCAAAGAATTTTATctaacaaaacaacaaaaatttacatCAATTTTGCAACATTCGTAAATTAGCCTACTACCACCTTATACATGGGCTCACtacaatttgcaatttaaatttttttttgatccATGAAAGAGGTGATAAGTTAATTTGGAAATTTcataaaattgtgaatttttgttatgtTCATAGCATGACTCCAAATTTATTGTGTCACAAGTAATtgataaactaaataaaagaaaacagcTACAACCTGTCTAAAACTTTCTTAACTGCATTGATTTAACTAGTTGAACTGTCTAAATGGGGCACGTGAGTGTTTTCCCTAACACTTTGAACATTGAATCCTTGATCCAATCAATTGCATACACCCTTTTATACGTTGACCTGCCCTATTTGAGAccacttaaaaaatttaaattaaattatttttttatattaaaaaaaaaaatgtgatggAGAAGGAATATAAATGTGAAAAATAGGAAGGATTAATGTGGACAAATGAATGGATCTTTCAAAAGACGTTTAAGATACGAAAAAAACCTAACCCGGGTGTACTTGGTCAACTATCATGTGCCTTCTTGTAACATCAGGATACTAGTTCAAAAGGGAAAGGAAGATCTAATACCATAAAGTACAAAACAATATGAGACTTAAATAAATCaggattcttaatttttgtttaactCATTGACCCCTTTAGTTTTGGCCACAATTTCCTGAATCCTCGGACAACTAAATTGGAAAGATATTTTCAATAGTATTTGATATTTTTCCTGCAATGATATCATTTGGGACAATCAGTTAACAGTCAAGATCAAACTTACTAAAAATAAGACCAATTCCAAAATGTTGGGACTCGAAAAGTTTAGTTGATTCTGACATTTCCTTCTTTAAATTGCCCCTTTTTTCTTGGGTTTTCCATGCATATTGCATTTAGTTTCAACTACCGGTAAAAAAGAAGAGTGGGAGTTAGATGAGCAACCAAACTTCATTACTGCATTGACTTGTAGGTAAGAGTGTTGCACTTGCACCTGCACTGAGtgtatcaaattttcttttttcttttctataattcaaaacaaaaaacaaaaattatcttTAGATATCTAACTTCATATGATGTACATTCATCACCATGGATGAACCTCTTCTCTCTGGGAAACAAGAAATAGTAGAAGAAAAGCCTACCAGACCCTCCTCTCAACAGCAATTACCAGCACAAAATAATCATGAAGATTCTGATTTAAACCTCTTAGCCAACTTGAGCAACAAAATGAAGATGGGCGCTCGGCGCTGTGATTCTCTTCCAAAATATTTGCTTGGCATAAGGCAAAATAATGCTGAGGTGAATCTTCCTGAACCACAAGCATCATCTCCTAGAATCGTCCCTTTAGCATTTATCGGTGTCATTTTATATGTCATAATTGTAGTTACAATATTCATGACAAGTGGGAGTTTTAAAGGTAACACTACATTCAAGCCAGTAGACGCCTTGTACTTCACTGTGGTGACGCTTTGCACGGTTGGTTATGGTGACATTGTACCAGACTCCACTTTTACTAAACTGTTCACATGTGTTTTCATTATAGTCGGTTTTGTAATCTTTGAATTTTTGCTCAATTCGTTCGTAACACACATTTGTAACAAACAAGAGGAAGTGTTGTTGAGTAGCGTGGATGAGAATAAGTACAAGAATTTGTTTCATACATATATGATAGATACTAAAAAGGGAAGAGTGAGGATAAGAACTAAAGTGGGGTTGGCTTCTGGGGTTGTGATTGGATGTATTGCTGTAGGAACAATTACAGTGCATTTCTTAGAGGGTATGAGTTGGGTTGATGGTTTTTATTTCTCAATTACATCAGTGACAACAGTTGGTTATGGGGATTATGCTTTCACAACAATTAAAGGAAGGTGTTTTGCAATTATTTGGCTATTGGTAAGCACATTAGCTGTTGCCAAGGCATTCTTATACCTTACCGAGCTCAGGATCGAAAGGAGGAATCGCAGATTTGCACAATGGATTCTTCATAAGAAGATCTCTGCCAGGGATTTGGTTGCTGCAGACCTCGATCATGACGGTACTATCAGGTATTTATGATTCTTTTTAGCATAAATTCTAGTAATGTTATGGAAGAATTACTAATCTTTTTCACACTTGAATATAACTTGGTTCAATTGGTAATTTAGTGCAATTAATGATAGGTAATTGATAATTTACTGCAATAATTGATAGGTAGAAGCATACTCTCAAGACAATAAATTAGATTGACATGTAAATTTGGTTGATATTTGACAATAATAGATTACCATAAATTGATTCCTACTCCCTAAATTACTATGCTTTTTCTATGAAACTGAATGCTTATTTTCAAGAACCTATAGCATGCATAACATGGACTCATAAAAGTGCCCTGCTCATGCCTTGAGCATTCTTTGAAGatatgttatttttgttttattaggGAAATTCTGTCAGTGTGAGTTTCTCGTTGACTTGAAACTAGTCATGATTATCAGTATGAAAGAAACAATTTAGACAGAAAATTCAACAGGAGCGAACATTGATTATACATAAACTACACTGAAAGAAGAATGTAGAGTTAGGCAATGACTGATGCAAAATATGGCCTTTACAGTGAAGTGATTACTATGGAACagaaaatactaataatttgaTAAGAAATTTGAAGATTACTATGGAAGAGAAAATATAGGAGAGAATGATATGTCATAGTCTAGGGACTTtggtaataatatatatatatatatatatatatatatcaagaacACCAAATTAAATTTTCCTTCAAAGGAAGTCATAATGGCCATTTTAATCAAAGGAGAAGGGTATTAGGTATATCTCTAGGTGACAGTGAGTAAGTCTTGAAAAACGTATGACAGAATGCGTGAAAATCAGTGAAGTTTGGAAGAGTGCCAAGAAAACACAATCATACGGAGCATTAAGGTACCCTATTGCGAGGATAGTGAGTGTAGacaaagaagaataaaaaaaaatgatggttAATATCATAAGTAACAAGATAATTGTTCATGTTAAACATAAGGATCCTCAAGTACTTCATTATAAGATAAAGCAGGCTTGATTACTTGATTAGTAAACCCCCTAAACAGGAAAGAAAAGTGTGTAACTACAGATTTGCTTCAGAACCTATAGATCTAACATGAGTTATCTACAAGGGACGGATATTCAAGTTTGGGAATAGGAAGTTGTATATGacataaaaatcagaaaagagAAATGGAAAGAAATGTGGGAGACTTGATGCAATGTAATAAACACTGCAAAAACAACCAAGCCTTAATCCCAAATTCTTGGGGTTGGCTATGGATCTTCAATGGGTTGGCCacatttattcttttcttccattttaatCTATCTGAAATCATACTCTTTTTACTACTACTAATGCAATGTAATACACACTGAGGCCTGAAAAACCAGATATGAGGGAGGTTGGCTGCAATATTTGACTAGGATGGAAATTGTTCTATCGATTCTGTTGTCTGGTATGCACATTCTGGCAACAGCCAATTTGGAAAAGGAAGTACTATAGTATAGTTTACATCCTCAGTTTTGCAAGTGGTTTTTTCAACTTCAATGTCAGACTATAGCATTTTATTTATCAGATAGTGATAAGGCATTGATTTCATACGGATGACCAGTTGCATACTTTGGAGACAATGTGGATTCTAATGAAAAATTCATATTAAACCCTAAAGAAATCATGTGAAGAactttatcaatttaattttgatagttacaaacttacaataATGGGGTGGGGGGAGGGCAGGAGGTGCCAATTAAgatacaaggctcttggcactTTATCAATTTAATATCTCACGCGAAATCAATCTCCAAATTTACTTTTCAGAaacaaaattgtttaaaaaagatTATTCTGTAGTTTCATGGGTTTCTTCTTCTATGATTTGCATGTATTTTTGTCCtcttttttatcaacttctCTGTTTTTGAAACCATCTAGATGAtattccttttcatttttattactaCAGTAAAGCCGAATTCATCATATACAAGCTCAAGCTGATGAGAAGGATAACACAGAGAGAGACCCTGCAGATTGCCAAAGAATTTGATTTACAGGACACTAGACATTTTGGCAAACTTACTCTGAATGACATCCTGAATATGGAAGCTGAATGACTCAAATATGGTTTTCCTAATGGAAATCAAAGATGATGACTTTCAGGATATTGCTTAAGCAATAGCCTTCCTAAGGCCTCTCCAGCTTGTACAGAAGCAATGTGAGAGTTCACAATCATTCTTCATCAAAAATATTGTAAGGgacttcaaatatattttttcagaAATGCGGTCAAATGGTTATGCTAATTGGGGCTATTCTTTTGTAAATGCTTTCAAATACGTAGGGATGCTTGGGTATCTCATTTCATTTTTACCCTTTGCAATTCATTCTTAGCTGGAGAAGTTAGCTTTTTATTTCATCCTAAAGAATGTATACCCTGTATCATTGTTACCCCCTGCAAATTGTACTTTTTTGTAGAAGAAAAACCAATTGTGTTAAAACTAGAAAGACAAAAAGTACAAAAGGGGCAGCTGCATACCCATGGAAACCCCTACATATCAATGGTACAGTGAATCAATAATCTAGTCAAGTTTCATATCTTTTCATCTCCTGTTTTCTATgcgttcattttttttttgggtagaatgttGATGTGCCTTGAATTTAGGTATAGGTCATAGTTAGCTGACTTTCACTAACTCTCAAATTGAATCGTTCTTAGTCCTTTTTGGTTTTGATGACAATTCCACGTGGCAATGGTGACATGGCAGAGTATATGACATAGCATTGGAGATGACGTGACTGAGTTTTTCACATTGCGTTACTAAGTTTGCTCTAATATCATTTTGTAATGACTTGTAAAAAGTACTAATCACATATGTGCTTACATCTCAAAATAACTATTTCAGATGCAATTGAGGTTCCTCATAATTACTTATAAACCCAATGTTCACTTAGTAAAACCTGATTTTGGCCTCAACATAAGCCCGCAAAACACATACTAAAATAATCCAATCATATCAAATCCCAAATTTTGTGTATTGAATTGTTTCAATGTGTGTTGTGAgggaaagcttttttttttttttttttttttttttttttttttttttgtttagtgaaaaatgaaaatagtagaTGAGATAAGACTTATAAGTGTTAATCACAAAACcttattaaaataatgtgattattttctaCAAAGTATAGTTAAtacaatatattagattttctaaattaagttatcaatatttattatttgaaaatattttaaattttggaatttttgttttaaaggaaatataatgattttacattcaattattatataaggcgagatattttgtaaataatgtaatgtatGCTTAGAATTTGTTTATAGTACTTCTGACAAATGGTTCATCATCTATATGCCTTGAATGAtctaaaaatgaagaaaatataagtaaatccgttacttatatcaagaaaaaaaaaatacaagacattaataatataagaaaaatataattttattaaaaatttaccaACAATGCGCTGAAAAGATGACATAATTGTCAATAAAGTAACTCCTCTTTTTACACAAACCTCTCCTCCCAGAACATCATCGAAATTGACTAAAGTGGATGGAATGGACCGAATGGGATAGAAAGGACAAAATAAACTGAAGTTGACCAAAATTAACTGAATACTACACTAATGTGACTCAGCATAAACGTAGCAACAATAAAAGCTACctttcaaattttagatatttattagatagatataaatatatacaaatatttatttgaaGTAAATAAAttactcttaattttttttttccttttttaagaGAAACTATCACATCAAAAAGGGTTATTTCAATTAAAACATAGGGTTATATTAGAACTAAAATTGACACCAAGACTCCCAATCTCAATTAGATATAGTATATAGAGAAGAGATAAAGCGACGAAACCTAACCGGAAGTACacgaaactttttttttttttttttttgagaaacagaagTGCACGAAACATGAGAAGGAACAAAGCTAACTACAAAAATACAACAGATCcaagaaattcaaaatagaaGAGACAGAAAATGGTTAGTGTAGGTGCCCAATTTGTTACGATCCCAAGACAGTATTGGGCTCGTACGAAAGGAGGCcctcacaatatcatttgtagagagtgggcttcgAAGGTATGACCTTGAGCATAGATAATCTGCTTGGTAGTAGTTCCTTTGGGAAAATACTGCATGGGTGGGTTTGATTTCCTTAGTTAAACCCCCCTtccccttttgtttttcttggcCCTGGGCTCCCCTagagctttattttcttctccatttaTACTGGTGCTCCATCCCCCTTTTTTGTATCCAcgtgttgattttactttttggggtgcaggcctgtccagtcgacccatacctagagtggttgggagttgctggaaaggcgcatgggcatgggcatgggcCTGTCAGACGCCGAATTCCGTATTACTGTGTTGGCTGCTTTTTCCCTGGCCCTGCCCTTACACtcattttgttcctctctttgggcatttagtgaagtgccgaggaggaggtcgtcctcggcaatggctctcctcggcttgggccgcggaccttaagataaactgggcctgggccggggctacactttctttggccccacagtTAGTTTTCTCCATCATCGCAGAAGCAATCTGAAACAGAAACTTGGATTTTATAGCTGGGAGCTCGGCAACATTGATGACCAATTATTATTCTTCAAATGCTCAACATGAGGAATATATAATCTATTAAATtacgtacttttttttttttttttttttttttttctgaatattACATTACatacatttatatatgtatttatgtgTTTATACATGTATATAG of Quercus lobata isolate SW786 chromosome 8, ValleyOak3.0 Primary Assembly, whole genome shotgun sequence contains these proteins:
- the LOC115958441 gene encoding two-pore potassium channel 3-like, with translation MDEPLLSGKQEIVEEKPTRPSSQQQLPAQNNHEDSDLNLLANLSNKMKMGARRCDSLPKYLLGIRQNNAEVNLPEPQASSPRIVPLAFIGVILYVIIVVTIFMTSGSFKGNTTFKPVDALYFTVVTLCTVGYGDIVPDSTFTKLFTCVFIIVGFVIFEFLLNSFVTHICNKQEEVLLSSVDENKYKNLFHTYMIDTKKGRVRIRTKVGLASGVVIGCIAVGTITVHFLEGMSWVDGFYFSITSVTTVGYGDYAFTTIKGRCFAIIWLLVSTLAVAKAFLYLTELRIERRNRRFAQWILHKKISARDLVAADLDHDGTISKAEFIIYKLKLMRRITQRETLQIAKEFDLQDTRHFGKLTLNDILNMEAE